In Ignavibacteriota bacterium, the genomic window TTTGCATTTATGATAATGAATACCGGACCAGGTTTCAATTCTGCCTTCGTCTCTACAAATACAGAAGGATATTTACCTGCCGTATTTGGAAAAACGTATGGACATGGCGTCGCAATTCAAGGACAAAACGACGGAGACGGCGATGGTGTTACAGGCGTTGCCACAGGTTTAACTGGAAGCGGTGGAGCGTTCAGTAACGATAATTCAAACAACAACAGTCCTGCGTTGCGGGTTTCTACATTAGGAACCGGCGAAGCAATCAACGCGTATAATTTCGGAGCGGGTGATGTCATCAAAGCACAAGCAAATGCATCAAGTACAGGAAGTGCTCTCCATGCTGTTCATTTGAATGTCGGTTCTGCAGGATTTTTTGAAAACTCTTATGTCAATAACACCGCATCGACACTTCGAGTGGAAACAAATGGAACGGGCGCTACTGTTTATGGATTACAAACCGGTGCAGGACACGGCGGCTGGTTTGAAATTAGCAACGCGTCAAATACGTATCCATCCTTGTTCACACGAACGAATGGCTCAGGGAATTCATTCTTCAGTTATCACAACGGTACTGCAAGCGCGGGAAAGTTTGCCGTTGATAATCCAAGCAACACAAATCCTGCAATCGAAATCTCAACAACAGGAAGCGGATTGGTTGGATTGTTTAGTGGAGTTTCACAAGGTGTAAACATCAACACAAACAGCACCATCAATTCACCTCAGTTAGTGTTGATGGAAAATGAATCGGATTATTCCCGATTGAACTTTCAACATAAAAACACAACGAACTACTGGACGATTGCCGGACTTCCCAACGCTGCAAGCAAAGATGCCCGGCTGAATTTCTATTACAGCCCAACCGGTGATTTTATGACGATTACAGGTGAAGGGAATGTCGGAATCGGAACAGGAAATCCAACATCAAAACTCGACGTCGAAGGAAAAGTCGAAATGAATGTTCTCCAAATCAACGGCGGAAGCGACCTTGCTGAACCGTTTGAAGTCACTGAACTCGAAAACGAAATCGAAGCAGGAACATTGATGGTTATTGATGAACAACATCCGGGGAATCTTAAAGTTAGTTCAGAAGCATACGATAGCCGCGTGGCGGGAATTGTTAGCGGCGCGGGTGGAATCAATCCCGGAATCACGCTTCAGCAAGATGGAATGATAAACGGAAAAACAATGGTTGCAATCGCGGGGCGCGTGTATTGTAAAGTTGATGCGTCTGGTGGAGAAATCAAACCGGGAGATTTATTAACAACTTCAAACATTCCCGGCTACGCGATGAAGGCAACTGATAAAGAACGAACGCAAGGGGCTATCATCGGGAAAGCGATGTCTCCATTGAAAGATGGAAAAGGATTGGTACTTGTTCTTGTGAATCTCCAATAAGAAAGCGAGCGGTAACCAAATGAACAGAATAGTAACTACTCTGCTTCTGCTTGCGTTTGCTTTTTCCTTTTTGAATGATGGCTTCGCGCAACAATCTCCTTTCGTCCCAAAACCTGGCGATGAAAAGAATGAAGCGGAATTTGAAAAATCGGATGGCGAATATGCTCAGAAGCGGATGGAATTCAGGTACAAGATGCGTGCGAACGAGAACGGCGTTGTTCCGTTCGGCGCGTTGCTTCGTGCAAAAAGAATGACTGATGAATTGCGTGCTTTACCGAATCAACCGCTACCGATGGATGCAGGCATCTGGAATTGGGAATGGCTTGGTCCCGGTAATATCGGTGGAAGAATCAGGTCGATTGTTTTCCATCCATCCAATCCAAATACAATCTGGATTGGTAGCGTTTCCGGCGGAATCTGGAGAACAGATTACGGCGGCTCCGCATGGTATCCTGTTGATGACTTCATGGCAAATCTCGCCGTTACATCAATCGTTATTGACCCGACGAATTCGAACATCATGTATGCGGCGACCGGTGAAGGATTTGGAAACATTGATGCAGTACAAGGTGCCGGTATTTTCAAAAGTACAAACGGCGGAATTAACTGGGAACAATTGCAATGCACGAATTCCGATTCGTTCTACAATGTGAATCGCCTCGCACATCATCCGACAATTTCAGGGTTGCTGTATTGTGTTACAGCAAAGCCGGGCGGTGGTGGTGAAATCCGACGGACAACTGATGGAGGAATAACATGGCCCATGCTTACAACTACGAGCGGCAGAGCTACCGATGTGAAGATTCACCCTCAATTCCCAAACAGAATATTTGTTGGAACAAGAAGCGGATTATATTCTTCACATGATGGAGGAGCTGATTGGTTTTTACAAACAACTGGCGCCGCAAATAAATTACCTTCAGGTGTTGGGAGATGTGAAGTCGGGTTTGGAAACGGCGATACTGTCTATGTAAGTATTCAGATAAACAACAGCGAAGTCTGGCGGTCAGTTGATAGTGGTGCAACGTGGACACTGCGAAGCACAGGGAATAACTATCTTGGCGGACAAGGATGGTACAACAATGTTCTTTGGATTTCCCCCTTCAACTCAAACTTTATTTTACTCGGAGGAGTAGGCTTAGGTCGAAGTACCGACGGTGGACAAACATTTACCAATATGATGTCATTCCATGCAGACCAACACTCGATTGTCGCTCATCCGAATTACGACGGAGTTAACAACCGATACATCTACGTTGGCAACGACGGTGGTATCGGATTCGCAATGGATACAACAAGCGTTAGTGGTGGTTGGCAGGAGTTGAACAATAATTTAGGCATCACACAATTTTATGGCGGTGCGGCGCATCCGAGCGGACAAGTCATTGCAGGTGGAACGCAGGATAACGACAAACTTCATTACCGACCCGGTTTAGGAACTGAACTGTGGTATGTTGGACCTTCATATAATTCTACGTGGGGAGATGGCGGCGCAACTGCTATTGACCCGAACAATATGGCTCGAATGTATGGCGAATATCCCGGATTGGGTTTCCAACGAAGTGATGATACAGGCAGACATTATTATCAAAAAACCAATGGCATGACCGATGGATATTCAAACAATGCCGCGTGGGTAGCGCCATTTCTTATTGACCCGAACTCATCCAATTTTCTCGTTGCCGGTGGAGCGTCAATCTGGAGAACCCGTACCTACGCTGAAAGTTGGTACAGCATCAGAGGTCCACTCAGTGGGTTCGCTCTGGCGATTGCAATTGATATCGCGCAGGGAAATTCTGCTTGCATCTGGGTCGGATATGATAACGGTACAATTAGCTTCACAACTGATACAGGAAGCGTCTGGACGAATGTTCACACCAATATTCCGGTTGCGGTAAACCGCGCTGTTACAGATATTGCAATAAATCCGTTTAATCAAAACGATGTCGTTGTTTCATTCGGCGGCTATCAGGATAGCAGTCTTTGGAGAACGACTGACGCAGGTGCGAATTGGTTCACAGCACAAGGAAGCGGGTTGTTTAAAATCCCTCCTGCGCAAATCAATTCTGTTCGCTTCCACCCTCTTGCACCAAATTGGATTTATGTCGGCACCGACGTTGGTGTGTTCGCCTCAGAAGATTATGGCGTAACATGGAGTACACAACCACTCTACTCTAAAAACGAGGGTCCCGTCAATGTCGCAGTTGATGAACTCTTCTGGCAAGGTTCGGATAAACTTATTGCCGCAACACATGGACGAGGAATGTATCGCTGTCGTCCGTTGCCGGTCGTTTATGTAGATGTGAATAATAGCGGGTATGAAGATGGTACGTGGAGCTACCCATTTAATTCCATCAATGAAGCGTTGGATGTCTCCGCCGCCGGAACGCTTGTGTACGTTTACAGCGGTACGTATTTGAATGCGCCTATTCTCCACAACAGAAGAACCAATATTCAATCAACCGGCGGAACAATTATTATTCGTTGATATGAAAGAACATGTTATGAACTTACTTCTAAAACGATATGCAATCTTTTTCTTCCTCACCTTACTGTTCATCTTCAATGCGAAGAGTCAGCTACTGCTTCATCCTTGGTCTGTTATTGATGGCGGAGGCGGAACGGAAAAAGGAAGCGGCTTTCTTATCACCGCTTCCGCAGGACAAATGACATTGTCTTCAGGTAGCGCAGGAGATTTCAATCTCGATGGCGGATTTATTCCCGGAGAATCGTTCTTCAGCGGAACGACTTCCATCCTCTCCGTTCAGGCAAACCAAAATTGGAATATGGTTTCCGTTCCGCTTATAGTAAATGATTTCAGCAAACTCAATCTTTTTCCCTCCGCATCATCAAACGCGTTCGAATATTCAAACGGATACATTCAGCGAGATACACTTTCCAACGGCAAAGGATATTGGTTGAAGTTTCCCGAGAAAACCAATGTTGAGATGACCGGAGCGAGTTTAACTTCTTCCTCCATTCCTGTTGCACAAGGTTGGAATATGGTTGGTGCGATTTCATATCCCGTTGCATCAACCGATGTTGTTGCATTTCCTCCGCTTGAAATTCTATCATCGTTCTTTGGATATTCAGGCACGCTCGGATATTTCGAGGCAGATACATTGACTCCGGGGAATGCTTATTGGGTGAAAGTCTCTGAAGCCGGAGAACTTCTCATGCAGGTTGGAAATCTTTCATTCAGATCATCCGCACAGAAGAAACTGAACGCAAAGTAGGGGTTTGATTAATCAAACCCCTACCGCAATATTCCGCTTTGCCATTTGTCGGATTGCTTCTGACAAGGTCTGCCTTTCTCAACCTGGGGGTTAGTTGAGGATAGACGAACCTATTGTCCTACCGCTTTCAACACCACTTATCTCTTTTATTTAACAAAACAGCCAAATATCTGCCATTTTTGCATAAGGGAATTCTTTTCCCTCATTGGGGAAATGGTTTCCCCCATCGGGGAAATGTTCTCCCCAATCGGGGAAATGTTCTCCCTCATCGGGGGAATGTTCTCCCCTATTGGGGAAATGGTTTTCCCCGTCGGGGAAATGTTCTCCCCAATCGGGGAATGTTCTCCCCCATTGGGGAAATGTTCTCCCTCATTGGGGAAATGGTTTCCCCCGTCGTGGAATTGTTCTCCCCACTGAGGATATTTTCTTCCTTTTGTAGGATTTTTCTCTCTAAAAGGTATAAACAATATTTTCCCCTCGTTCATTAAACACACTTACAACAACATTTTTAACTTGCACAAAGCCAGCAATTGTATTGCAGATATGCGCTATAAAAATTATATTCGTGGCGTACAAAAGATATTGTGCACCATTTTAGGATAAAAATAAACAGTGAATTTTAGACAGCAAATAGCTAAGTATGTGACAGGAAATATGACAATAGATCAACTTCCTAACATCGGTGTAGTTGGACTTGAAGAAGGCTTAGACACACCATCACTTTGCATTCTCGCTGGACTAAGTAAAAATGAAAGTCCCTTTCAAATTGAACATTATTTCAAACTGACACTTGAAGAATTAAACATTAAATTGCCCGACAAAAGACAAGCAGCAATAGAATATACACTTGCTATAGTTGACGAAATAGTCGAAGGTAAAAAGGATGTAATTACTGGGACTAGAGAAATTCGTTATAAGGCACTCGACAGCTATGACTTTTTTTCTGAAAGCAAACAATACTGTTACGACAGTATTGGATTTGAAACAGCTTACGGGTTGTTTGACACTTTTGACGAACTTTCAAATGCTGACAGACCTTGGCAAACAGAAAAGACAAACGAACAATTAATGTCCGATACTAAGACAGAACTTTTCGAAGAGCTGAAAAAGTGGAAGGATAAAATAAAAACGGTGCATAACAGGACATTGCCAAAGCGGGACTGATTTGCGAATATGTTCAGTAAAATATTCAATAAACAATTGTGAGAACTTGACAGTTTTGTGCTCCGAAGTCGGCGGAACTACAAGCCGCAAAACGTTGCCTGTAACTCTATGGCAACACACCAAACTTGTAACTTGCTACGAGAAATTAACTCTGATAAATAATAACAGCTACTATGGATAATACAAGAGTATTTAAAATGACTTTCGCGAGCATCTATCCTCTCTATGTACAAAAAGTCGAGAAAAAGGGGCGAACAAAAGCGGAACTGGATACCGTTATTTTTTGGCTCACAGGTTATAATAAAAAAACCTTGCAGCAACAGATTGACAAGAAAAATGATTTGGAAACCTTTTTCGCCAAAGCGCCACAAATGAATCCCAATATTTCAAAAATTACAGGAGTAATTTGTGGATATCGTGTCGAAGAAATCGAAGACAAACTCATACAAAAGATTCGTTACATGGATAAGTTGGTTGATGAATTGGCAAAAGGAAAAACAATGGAGAAGATTTTAAGGAAATAAGAAGAATCAGATCTATGATAAAAAATAAGCGCCATCAAGTCTTTCCACCTGATGTATAACTGTGTTAGAAGGAAAACATCCGCCACCACCTAAAATTACTTTTCTTTTGTTAATCCTCCCTCCTTTCCTATATTTATCCGTCTCAATGATTGATTACAAACTCGAGCAAGCAAAGCCCATCGGTGTATTCGATTCGGGCATTGGCGGACTGACTGTCGTACGTGCTTTAATGCGACAACTACCGCATGAAAACATCGTTTATTTCGGTGATACTGCTCGTGTGCCGTACGGTTCGAAGTCACCGGAAACTGTTCGTGAGTATGCAGTTCAGGACACTGAGTTTCTCATCAGCAAGAATGTGAAAATGATTGTGATTGCTTGCAATACGGTGTCATCCGTTGCAGTAGATGTTGTGCAGAAGCGGGCAAAAATTCCTGTTGTCGGCGTGATTGTTCCTGGCGCAAAGTCAGCATCGGAAGCGACGAAGAATAATCGTATCGGCGTCATCGGAACAGTCGGAACTGTGAAGAGTAACGCGTACACGAATGCGATTCGATTGGAAAATCCGAAAGCAACGGTAACATCGCAAGCATGCCCGCTCTTTGTTCCGCTTGCGGAAGAAGGCTGGCTTGAACACAAAGCAACAGAGATGATTGCAAAAGAATATCTGTTTCCGCTCAAGTTGGCAAAGATTGATACGCTCGTGCTTGGTTGTACACATTACCCGATTCTCACGGATGTTATTGAGAAAGTATTTGATAATTCTGTAACGCTGATTGACTCTGGCGTTGCAACTGCTGTTGAAGTCGAACGCGTACTGGATGAAAAGAATCTGAAAAACACAAGCAAACACAAAGCGAACCTGCAATTCTTCGTAAGCGATATTCCACACAAGTTCACAGAAGTCGGAGAACGATTTCTCGGACAGAAACTAGGACGTGTACGGAAAGCGGAAGGGTACTTTTGATTTCGGATTTCGGATTGCCAATTGCGGATTGAGATTTTATTACTAGAACACTAATGACCATTGACGAATGACAAATGACAAAAACATTATCAGATAAAGACATCATATCCAATCTTAATAAAATAAAAGGTTGGAAACTTGTGAATGGAGAAATCACGAAGACATTTGTGTTACAAGATTTCATTCATGCGATGGGATTTGTGAACTCGGTTGCATTGCTTGCTGAGAAGGCAAATCACCATCCCGATATTGACATTCGATGGAACAAAGTTACACTGACACTCTGCACGCATAGTGCTGGTGGATTAACAGAAAAAGATTTTATGTTAGCAAAAGAAATAGAAACACTATGACTCAATCAAGATTACAAGCGTTACAACAATTTCTCGAGCGGGAACCGAATGATTCGTTCACACGGTACGCGCTCGCGATGGAATATGTCTCGTTGAAAGATATTCCCCAGGCAATTACGAATCTCAAAGAACTGCTTGAACACGATTCAGCATATATCTCCGCGTATCACCAACTCGGAAATTTATATCAGACAATTGGCAAACCGCTTGAGGCAGTGAAAGCATTGGAAAAAGGAATCGAACTTGCAGACCACCTTGGCGAGATTCACGCTCAAAAAGAAATGCAAGAATTGCTTGATGATATTGTTGATTCGGAACTATGACGAAGGAAACCATCCTTTCAATCTTCAAACAAACCGAGGCGTTGCTGGAAGGTCATTTTCAATTGACATCGGGATTGCACAGCCCTGTTTATTTTCAATGTGCGAAAGTGCTTCAGTATCCTGAATATGCTACATCGCTTTGCTCTGAGATCGTTCAATATTTTCGTACTCAAAAAATTGATGTTGTCATCGCACCGGCAATTGGCGGCGTTGTCGTTTCTCAAGAGGTGGGCCGTCAATTAAATGTTCGGACGATATTTGCGGAACGAAAAGATAAGACAATGGAACTCCGACGCGGGTTTTTCATCAAACCAAATGAACATGTTCTTGTATGTGAAGATGTCATTACCACTGGCGGCTCTGTTCAAGAAGTCATTGAAATTGTAAAACGAGAGCAGGCAAATGTTGTTGGTGTTGCTTCGATTGTAGATAGAAGCAACGGGAAAGCAACATTTCCAAACTTCCACCCTGTTCTGACAATGGAAGCGATTACGTATCAACCCGAAGGTTGCCCACTTTGTACGCAAGGAATTCCTGTCGAAAAGCCCGGAAGCAGAAAAGTAATTTTATAGTTCATACATGTTTGAAAATCACACATTAGAACATCTACTGTACGCAGTTGCAATCATCATTGCTTCTGCGATTGTTGGAAGAACCATCAAGTTTCTCCTCAATACTCTTTTCATCAAACTGTTCAAGCATACCGAAACAAGTTTAGATGACAGATTGCTGGAAGTGTTTCGAGGTAGAGTAACGACACTTAGTATTATCGGTGGTATATACATCGCAATCAGAGAAGTCAAGAAGGGATTGACGGCAGAAAACATTGCCGCTTTGCAATCACTTGATTACCTGAGTATTGCGCTTTTCATCTTTCTCGTTTTCGTTCTCACACGGCTTGCAATAAAGATTGTTCAGTCAACGTTCGATTGGTATCTCGATGAAGTCTCACGCAAAACGCACGCAGTCATAACGCCTGCAATCGCGCCTCTCACAACAAAGATTCTGAACATTCTCCTGTTTATGATTGCAGGAATGATAGTCCTCGACCATTTCGGGATTAACATCGGAAGTTTTCTTGTTTCGCTTGGCGTTGGTTCATTGGCAGTTGCGCTTGCCGCTCAGGAAACTGTTGCGAATATGATTGCCGGATTTGTCATTTTGATTGACCAACCATTCCGTATCGGTGACAGAATCAAACTTCCTTCGGGCGATGAAGGAGATGTTGTCCAAATCGGATTAAGAAGCACACGCATTTTGAATTACGATAGTAACCTCGTTGTGATTCCAAACGGCGAGTTGGTAAAAAATAGAATCATCAATTATTCTCTGCCGGAAACTAACATTCGTGTTGTGGTTGAAGTCGGTGTTGCTTATGGAACAAACATAGAACGGGCGAAACAACTTTTACTTGAAACTGCAACGGCACAGAAACACATTGCTCAAGAACCAACTCCGGTTGTATTTGTAACAACTTTAGGCGATTCATCAATCATACTAAAACTGATTGCTGGTACTTCAGATTTCAAAAATAAATTTCCGATTGAAGCGGCTATCCGGGAAACAATTTATTCTCGTTTTACAGAAGAAAGAATTGAAATTCCCCTGCCTCAGCGTGTCGTTCACATGAAAACCTCATGAACCTGAAACTGCTCAAACGTAACCTTATTCATCAGGGAAGAGTATTCAATACGATTGTTGATGATGTTGAATATCCGTCGGGGAGAACATCTATTCGTGAAGTCGCCGAGCATCCCGGTGGTGCAGTTGCACTTGCCATGTTTCCTGATAGGAAAATTATTCTCATCAAACAACATCGTTACCCAATTGATAAATTCTTGTGGGAACTTCCCGCCGGCAAACTTGAAAAAGGTGAAGAACCTCTTGCCTGTGTAAAACGGGAACTTGAGGAAGAATCAGGCTACTCTGCCTCTGAATGGAAGAAGATAACTACCATTTACACCACGCCCGGCTTCTGCGATGAACAACTTCACCTCTACCTGGCTACTAATCTCACCAAACTACCCGATGGAAGAAGACTTGAAGAAGGCGAGCAAACAATGACAATGGAAATTGTTCCTCTCGAACAAGCGGTTGATATGATTCATCGGGCGGAAATAGTTGATGCGAAAACTATCATCGCAATTCTGCTTGGGGAGAAGTTCATTGGTTAGTAGGTGCGGCGAAAACAATATCTTATAAATCCGAAATTTGATTCGTGAAAAACACATTTGTTCTTTGAGATTCTCCACATTCTTTCCTAAATTACGACGCAGTTGTGAAGATAAAAAAATCATATTCGCCTTTTCGACAGGAATTGTTTTGGGACGTTGACCCAACAGCAATTGAGCCCCAAAAACACGCCCGATACATTATTGAACGAATTCTTGATTTCGGTTCGATTCCTGACATACAATGGATGTGGAACACTTATGAAAAGAAGGTAATTCGCCGAGTTGTCCTACGTTCGCGTTCATTACACAAAAGAACAAAACCACTATGGCTGTTATTAACAGATGGTCGCCGATGAAGTGGCACAGTCAAGTACTTTCCAAATCCACTTTACATTGCCTGGATTATTTTTGTACACAACGGTGGTTAACCCGTTCAACATGGTATCTCGCAGGCGGTACTGGATTAGCAATGCAGACCGGGCATCGCATTTCAGTTGATCTTGACTTTTTTACACGTGCAAAATCTTTTTCTTCTCAACGATTAATCAACCATTTCCCTCCCCATCTTTGGGAGACAACGTTGATTGATAAAGAGACGATTTACGGAAATCTGTTTCAGTGCAAGGTCAGTTTTCTTTCTTACCCTGTTTTTATTCCGCAGTATCCGTTCCTCAAATACAACAAGATACAAGTACTCGATGCCCGGGACATCGCCTTAATGAAAATTATTGCTGTCAGCCAGAGAGGAAAAAAACGAGATTTTATCGACCTCTATTGGATTTGCAATAATCTTCTTTCATTACAAACTCTCCTCGAACAATTGCCAAAGCAATTCCCGCACGGAATTTCATCCATTCATCACATACTAAAAAGTCTTACGTATTTTGAAGATGCTGAAAGTGACCCGATGCCAAAAATAAATTTCAAATCTGATTGGAAGAGTATTAAAAAATTTTTTTGCACTGAGGTGCGAAATCTCTCCCGGAACTTACTACGGTTATCATAACCGTTTCATCATAAACCACATCCCTCATCTCACTTCTTATTTCACACAACAAAGTGTATGTTCAATCCAACTGAAATTATCCGTAAGAAACGCGACGGCGGAAAACTCTCCCGTGAAGAATTAAAATTCCTCATCCAAGGATATTTAGACGGCTCTGTTCCTGATTACCAAATATCCGCGTTTTTAATGGCGGTGTTTTTCCGCAAAATGGATTTTGAGGAAACTTCCGTCTTCACCGATGTGATGCTTCACTCCGGGGTTGTTGTTGATTTATCTTCCGTTCCGGGAATTAAAGTTGACAAACATTCGACGGGAGGAGTTGGCGATAAAGTTTCCATTATCCTTGCACCAATGGTTGCAGCGTGCGGTGTGCCCGTTCCTATGATTTCCGGTCGCGGACTCGGACACACCGGAGGGACACTCGATAAGTTAGAATCAATTCCCGGCTTCAGAACAAATCTTTCGCTTGAAGAATACAAGCACGTGATTGCTGATGTCGGCGTTGTGATGATTGGTCAGACAAAGGAAATCGCTCCGGCTGATAAGTTGATGTACGCGCTACGCGATGTAACAGCGACCGTTGAAT contains:
- a CDS encoding DUF2200 domain-containing protein — its product is MDNTRVFKMTFASIYPLYVQKVEKKGRTKAELDTVIFWLTGYNKKTLQQQIDKKNDLETFFAKAPQMNPNISKITGVICGYRVEEIEDKLIQKIRYMDKLVDELAKGKTMEKILRK
- a CDS encoding glutamate racemase, producing the protein MIDYKLEQAKPIGVFDSGIGGLTVVRALMRQLPHENIVYFGDTARVPYGSKSPETVREYAVQDTEFLISKNVKMIVIACNTVSSVAVDVVQKRAKIPVVGVIVPGAKSASEATKNNRIGVIGTVGTVKSNAYTNAIRLENPKATVTSQACPLFVPLAEEGWLEHKATEMIAKEYLFPLKLAKIDTLVLGCTHYPILTDVIEKVFDNSVTLIDSGVATAVEVERVLDEKNLKNTSKHKANLQFFVSDIPHKFTEVGERFLGQKLGRVRKAEGYF
- a CDS encoding 4a-hydroxytetrahydrobiopterin dehydratase, whose product is MTKTLSDKDIISNLNKIKGWKLVNGEITKTFVLQDFIHAMGFVNSVALLAEKANHHPDIDIRWNKVTLTLCTHSAGGLTEKDFMLAKEIETL
- a CDS encoding tetratricopeptide repeat protein, whose amino-acid sequence is MTQSRLQALQQFLEREPNDSFTRYALAMEYVSLKDIPQAITNLKELLEHDSAYISAYHQLGNLYQTIGKPLEAVKALEKGIELADHLGEIHAQKEMQELLDDIVDSEL
- a CDS encoding orotate phosphoribosyltransferase, giving the protein MTKETILSIFKQTEALLEGHFQLTSGLHSPVYFQCAKVLQYPEYATSLCSEIVQYFRTQKIDVVIAPAIGGVVVSQEVGRQLNVRTIFAERKDKTMELRRGFFIKPNEHVLVCEDVITTGGSVQEVIEIVKREQANVVGVASIVDRSNGKATFPNFHPVLTMEAITYQPEGCPLCTQGIPVEKPGSRKVIL
- a CDS encoding mechanosensitive ion channel; translation: MFENHTLEHLLYAVAIIIASAIVGRTIKFLLNTLFIKLFKHTETSLDDRLLEVFRGRVTTLSIIGGIYIAIREVKKGLTAENIAALQSLDYLSIALFIFLVFVLTRLAIKIVQSTFDWYLDEVSRKTHAVITPAIAPLTTKILNILLFMIAGMIVLDHFGINIGSFLVSLGVGSLAVALAAQETVANMIAGFVILIDQPFRIGDRIKLPSGDEGDVVQIGLRSTRILNYDSNLVVIPNGELVKNRIINYSLPETNIRVVVEVGVAYGTNIERAKQLLLETATAQKHIAQEPTPVVFVTTLGDSSIILKLIAGTSDFKNKFPIEAAIRETIYSRFTEERIEIPLPQRVVHMKTS
- a CDS encoding NUDIX hydrolase: MNLKLLKRNLIHQGRVFNTIVDDVEYPSGRTSIREVAEHPGGAVALAMFPDRKIILIKQHRYPIDKFLWELPAGKLEKGEEPLACVKRELEEESGYSASEWKKITTIYTTPGFCDEQLHLYLATNLTKLPDGRRLEEGEQTMTMEIVPLEQAVDMIHRAEIVDAKTIIAILLGEKFIG
- a CDS encoding nucleotidyl transferase AbiEii/AbiGii toxin family protein — translated: MAVINRWSPMKWHSQVLSKSTLHCLDYFCTQRWLTRSTWYLAGGTGLAMQTGHRISVDLDFFTRAKSFSSQRLINHFPPHLWETTLIDKETIYGNLFQCKVSFLSYPVFIPQYPFLKYNKIQVLDARDIALMKIIAVSQRGKKRDFIDLYWICNNLLSLQTLLEQLPKQFPHGISSIHHILKSLTYFEDAESDPMPKINFKSDWKSIKKFFCTEVRNLSRNLLRLS